In a single window of the Raphanus sativus cultivar WK10039 chromosome 9, ASM80110v3, whole genome shotgun sequence genome:
- the LOC108826688 gene encoding probable galactinol--sucrose galactosyltransferase 4 — MAPLNESLATTIHVIETKPLVSPKLKPALQENCFNLSQGILRAKHSSPILFDVPQNLTFTPFASHSISTDAPLPTLLRVQANAHKGGFLGFTQESLSDLLTNSLGRFEDREFLSVFRFKMWWSTAWVGKSGSDLQAETQWVMLKVPEIDSYVAIIPIIEGSFRAALNPGENGNVLISVESGSTKVKESSFNAIAYVHICDSPYDLMREAFSALRVHMNTFKLLEEKKLPTIVDKFGWCTWDACYLTVDPATIWTGVKEFEDGGVCPKFVIIDDGWQSISFDGDEAGKDAENLVLGGEQMTARLHSFEECKKFRNYKGGSFLASDASHFDPHKPKMIIYKATERIQAIIEKQKLIREFGEHDLPELDEKIKKFSEELNAMFDGEQVSLGSKDVSGSGMKAFTKDLRTRFKNLDGIYVWHALCGAWNGVRPESLTHLESKVVPFDISPGLDASMTDLAVDRIVEAGIGLVHPSKAHEFYDSMHSYLASVGVTGAKIDVFQTLESVAEEHGGRVELAKSYYDGLTKSMVKNFNGTEIIASMQQCNEFFFLATKQISIGRVGDDFWWQDPHGDPQGVYWLQGLHMIHCSYNSLWMGQMIQPDWDMFQSDHVCAEYHAASRAISGGPIYLSDHLGQASHNFELIKKLAFFDGTVPRCLHYALPTRDSLFKNPLFDKESILKIFNFNKFGGVIGAFNCQGAGWSPKEHRFKGYKECYMSVSGTIHVSDIEWDQNPEAVASQVIYTGDYLVYKNQSEEILFMNLKSDAMEITLEPSSFDLFSFVPVTELGSSGVRFAPLGLVNMFNCVGTVQEMEITGDNSITVEVKGEGSFMAYSSSAPEMCYVGDKKAEFKWEEETGKLSFCVPWVEDSGGISRLSVTF, encoded by the exons ATGGCTCCACTTAACGAGTCTCTTGCAACAACCATCCATGTCATCGAGACCAAACCTCTTGTCTCTCCAAAACTCAAGCCTGCATTGCAAGAAAACTGTTTTAACCTATCCCAAGGGATCTTACGTGCCAAACACTCTTCCCCAATCCTCTTTGATGTTCCTCAAAACCTAACGTTCACACCGTTTGCATCTCACTCCATCTCCACCGATGCTCCTCTCCCGACCCTCCTCCGTGTTCAAGCCAACGCTCACAAAGGAGGGTTTCTTGGATTCACCCAAGAATCACTTTCTGACCTTCTCACGAACTCATTGGGGAGGTTTGAAGACAGAGAGTTCCTCAGTGTATTCCGGTTCAAGATGTGGTGGTCGACTGCTTGGGTCGGAAAATCCGGGTCGGATCTTCAAGCCGAGACTCAGTGGGTGATGCTAAAGGTTCCTGAGATCGACTCCTACGTGGCCATCATACCCATCATTGAAGGGTCTTTCAGAGCTGCACTTAACCCTGGTGAAAACGGTAACGTTTTGATCTCTGTAGAGAGTGGCTCTACTAAAGTGAAAGAGTCATCTTTCAATGCCATTGCATACGTTCACATCTGTGACAGTCCTTACGATCTCATGAGAGAGGCTTTTAGTGCACTTCGTGTTCATATGAACACTTTCAAGCTTCTAGAAGAGAAGAAGCTTCCGACAATTGTGGACAAGTTTGGTTGGTGCACTTGGGATGCTTGCTACTTGACTGTTGACCCAGCAACCATTTGGACCGGTGTTAAGGAGTTTGAAGACGGTGGCGTGTGTCCCAAGTTTGTCATCATTGATGATGGATGGCAAAGCATTAGCTTTGATGGTGATGAGGCAGGGAAAGATGCGGAGAATCTTGTTCTTGGTGGAGAGCAGATGACCGCGAGGCTTCACAGCTTCGAGGAGTGCAAGAAGTTCAGAAACTACAAAGGTGGATCCTTCTTAGCATCTGATGCGTCTCACTTTGATCCTCACAAGCCTAAGATGATCATATACAAAGCAACCGAGAGGATTCAAGCCATTATAGAGAAGCAGAAGCTGATCCGTGAGTTTGGGGAACATGATCTTCCTGAACTTGATGAAAAGATCAAGAAGTTTAGTGAAGAACTCAATGCAATGTTTGATGGTGAACAAGTCTCTTTGGGTTCTAAGGATGTTTCCGGCTCAGGTATGAAAGCTTTCACTAAGGATTTGAGGACAAGGTTTAAGAACTTAGATGGTATATATGTGTGGCATGCTCTATGTGGTGCTTGGAATGGTGTTAGACCTGAGAGCTTAACACATTTGGAATCCAAGGTTGTTCCCTTTGATATTTCACCTGGTCTAGATGCTTCAATGACTGATCTCGCAGTCGATAGGATTGTGGAAGCCGGTATTGGTCTTGTTCACCCTTCTAAGGCTCACGAGTTCTATGATTCAATGCACTCTTATCTTGCTAGTGTTGGAGTTACAGGAGCCAAGATTGATGTGTTTCAA ACCTTGGAGTCAGTAGCAGAAGAACATGGAGGAAGAGTGGAGCTTGCTAAGAGCTACTATGATGGCTTGACCAAATCCATGGTTAAGAACTTCAATGGAACTGAGATCATTGCAAGTATGCAACAGTGCAATGAGTTCTTTTTCCTTGCCACAAAGCAAATCTCTATTGGCAGAGTtg GTGATGACTTTTGGTGGCAAGACCCACATGGTGACCCACAAGGAGTGTATTGGCTACAAGGACTTCACATGATTCATTGTTCCTACAACAGTCTCTGGATGGGTCAAATGATCCAACCGGACTGGGACATGTTCCAGTCAGATCATGTCTGTGCCGAGTACCATGCAGCGTCTAGAGCCATCTCTGGTGGACCCATCTACCTCAGTGACCATCTTGGCCAAGCCTCGCATAACTTTGAACTCATCAAGAAACTTGCTTTCTTTGATGGTACCGTACCAAGGTGTCTCCACTACGCTCTTCCCACTAGAGATTCTCTCTTCAAGAACCCTTTGTTTGACAAAGAGTCAATCCTCAAGATCTTCAACTTCAACAAG TTTGGAGGAGTGATTGGAGCATTTAACTGTCAAGGAGCTGGTTGGAGCCCAAAGGAGCATAGGTTCAAGGGTTACAAAGAATGTTACATGTCTGTTTCAGGAACAATCCATGTCTCGGACATTGAATGGGACCAAAACCCAGAAGCTGTGGCATCTCAAGTGATTTACACCGGAGATTACTTGGTCTACAAGAACCAATCTGAGGAAATCCTTTTCATGAACTTGAAATCCGACGCGATGGAGATAACCCTAGAGCCATCTTCCTTTGACCTGTTTAGTTTCGTGCCTGTCACGGAACTAGGAAGCTCAGGGGTTAGGTTTGCACCTCTAGGGTTGGTCAATATGTTCAACTGTGTTGGAACTGTTCAAGAGATGGAGATTACTGGTGATAACAGCATTACTGTTGAGGTGAAAGGCGAAGGAAGCTTCATGGCGTATTCGAGTTCTGCTCCAGAGATGTGTTACGTGGGAGACAAGAAAGCTGAGTTTAAGTGGGAAGAGGAGACTGGTAAGCTCAGTTTCTGTGTTCCTTGGGTTGAAGATTCTGGTGGCATATCTCGTCTCTCTGTCACCTTCTAG